A single window of Candidatus Methanomethylicota archaeon DNA harbors:
- a CDS encoding methyltransferase: MSEGVFIIEPAGGYLKLLFKVSKIYSLEKSPYQEVVFAEIEGFGKALILDKFIQSTEKDEHLYHELLVHPAMTLHPNPEKVLIIGGGEGATLREVLKHNTVKEAIMVDIDSVVVEFSKKYLKEIHKGSFNDERAKIVIMDGKKYIEESLNESFDVIIMDLTDPYASDVAKPLYSSEFLMSIKRTLKKNGVLATQAGSSYFYPEAYNYVLNNVKTTFKNIAEYWFWIPSFGLNVNFIVASDEYDLFSITNEIDKRLNIRNVKTRFLKGKIIDGLLKIGTLYP; the protein is encoded by the coding sequence ATGAGTGAAGGAGTATTTATAATAGAACCAGCTGGTGGATATTTAAAACTATTATTTAAAGTAAGTAAAATATACTCTCTTGAAAAATCTCCATATCAAGAAGTTGTTTTTGCAGAAATTGAAGGTTTTGGAAAAGCACTTATATTAGATAAATTTATTCAAAGTACAGAAAAAGATGAGCATTTATACCATGAGCTTCTTGTTCATCCAGCAATGACTCTTCATCCAAATCCAGAAAAAGTCTTAATAATAGGAGGAGGAGAAGGAGCAACATTAAGAGAAGTATTAAAACATAATACAGTAAAAGAAGCAATAATGGTTGATATAGATTCTGTAGTTGTAGAATTTTCTAAAAAATATTTAAAAGAAATACATAAAGGAAGTTTTAATGATGAAAGAGCAAAAATAGTAATAATGGATGGAAAGAAGTATATTGAAGAATCACTAAATGAAAGCTTTGATGTTATTATAATGGATTTAACTGATCCATATGCAAGTGATGTAGCAAAGCCTCTATATAGTAGTGAATTCTTAATGAGTATAAAAAGAACTCTTAAGAAAAATGGAGTATTAGCTACTCAAGCAGGAAGTAGCTATTTCTATCCTGAGGCATATAACTATGTTTTAAATAATGTTAAAACTACATTTAAAAATATAGCAGAATATTGGTTCTGGATACCAAGTTTTGGATTAAATGTAAATTTCATAGTAGCTTCAGATGAATATGATTTATTTAGTATAACAAATGAAATAGATAAAAGACTTAATATTAGAAATGTAAAAACAAGATTTTTAAAAGGAAAAATAATAGATGGTTTATTAAAAATTGGAACTCTATATCCATAA
- a CDS encoding ferritin — protein sequence MKLLSHRIEEYLNKQLNQELKNAYLYLSMAAFFDNLNLKGFSNYFKVQAKEELEHAMKIYEFIYNTEGKVILYDIAKPRDNWNTIIEVIEDFYNAEIENTKRIYELVDIAKEENNKVVESFLKWFIDEQVEEISNASDLLAKIKFIGEQKNALIMLDSKLSERK from the coding sequence ATGAAATTATTAAGCCATAGAATTGAAGAATATTTAAATAAACAATTAAATCAAGAACTCAAGAATGCATATCTATATTTATCCATGGCAGCTTTCTTTGATAACTTAAATTTAAAAGGATTTAGTAATTACTTTAAAGTACAAGCAAAAGAGGAATTAGAACATGCAATGAAAATATATGAGTTTATATATAATACTGAAGGAAAAGTTATTTTATATGATATTGCAAAACCAAGGGATAATTGGAATACTATAATTGAAGTCATAGAAGATTTCTACAATGCAGAAATTGAAAATACAAAAAGAATCTATGAACTTGTAGATATTGCTAAGGAAGAGAATAATAAAGTTGTAGAATCATTTTTGAAATGGTTTATAGATGAACAAGTAGAAGAAATAAGTAATGCTAGTGATTTATTAGCAAAAATAAAATTCATTGGTGAACAAAAGAATGCTTTAATAATGCTTGATTCTAAATTATCAGAAAGAAAATAA
- a CDS encoding radical SAM protein — MFFDVLKLSEIMEKIVVKGISRKYYRLVRGGKWYGGIATADCCGCNLKCIFCWSGAPRDYPNKIGNFYTPNQIYNALKNCAFRRGYDKIRISGNEPTIGRNHLINILELVESDGYFNFILETNGILIGNDKSYARDLSKFNKLHVRVSLKGTNEEEFSLLTGALPEQFNLQIQALKNLLDYGVSCHPAVMLSFSNKEEIEELYKKLKEIDSKIEIEEEYVFMYPHVKERLKSKGLKPRIAYNPNNIPEDLI, encoded by the coding sequence ATGTTTTTTGATGTATTAAAACTTTCTGAAATAATGGAGAAAATTGTTGTCAAAGGTATAAGTAGAAAATATTATAGATTAGTTAGAGGAGGAAAATGGTATGGTGGAATTGCAACAGCTGATTGTTGTGGTTGTAATTTAAAATGTATTTTTTGTTGGAGTGGTGCTCCTAGAGATTATCCAAATAAAATAGGAAATTTCTATACTCCAAATCAAATTTATAATGCACTTAAAAATTGTGCTTTCAGAAGAGGTTATGATAAAATTAGAATAAGTGGTAATGAACCTACTATAGGAAGAAATCATTTAATTAATATTTTAGAACTTGTTGAAAGTGATGGATATTTTAATTTTATTTTAGAAACTAATGGAATACTTATTGGAAATGATAAAAGTTATGCAAGAGATTTATCAAAGTTTAATAAATTACATGTAAGAGTTTCTCTTAAAGGTACAAATGAAGAAGAATTTTCATTATTAACTGGAGCTTTGCCAGAACAATTTAATCTTCAAATTCAAGCTTTAAAAAATCTTCTTGATTATGGTGTTTCTTGTCATCCAGCAGTTATGCTATCCTTTAGTAATAAAGAAGAAATTGAAGAACTTTATAAAAAACTTAAAGAAATTGATTCAAAAATTGAAATAGAAGAAGAATATGTATTTATGTATCCTCATGTGAAAGAGAGATTAAAAAGTAAAGGTCTAAAACCGAGAATTGCATATAATCCAAATAATATTCCAGAGGACTTAATATGA
- a CDS encoding Rid family detoxifying hydrolase, which translates to MEYINTDRAPRPIGPYSQAIVVDKLIFVSGQLPINPITGEIIKNNFKDAVKQTLMNIIEIVRAANGDINTIIKTTIYLKDISRFNEFNEVYSEIFKNHKPTRVIIGVSSIPRDADIMIEAIALKNL; encoded by the coding sequence ATGGAATATATTAATACAGATAGAGCTCCAAGACCTATAGGACCATATTCTCAAGCTATTGTTGTTGATAAATTAATTTTTGTATCAGGACAATTGCCTATTAATCCAATTACTGGAGAAATTATTAAGAATAATTTCAAAGATGCTGTTAAACAAACATTAATGAATATTATTGAAATAGTTCGAGCTGCTAATGGTGATATTAATACAATAATTAAGACGACTATTTATTTAAAAGATATAAGTCGATTTAATGAATTTAATGAAGTCTATAGTGAGATTTTCAAAAATCATAAACCTACTAGAGTTATTATTGGTGTTTCATCAATACCAAGAGATGCTGATATAATGATTGAGGCAATAGCTCTTAAAAATCTTTAA
- the udg gene encoding type-4 uracil-DNA glycosylase, which yields MNLNELEIINKEIIECKKCRLWSTRNKPVPGNGNINAKIMLIGEAPGYYEDIEGKPFVGLAGRLLNQILKISKLDRNSLFITNIVKCRPPNNRDPLDDEINSCSLYLDKQVSIIKPKLIVCLGKHSSKYVLKKGGIDIIINMANIRGKIFSINYEGLKIITIPTYHPAAALYNPKIKKYLIEDFKMISKLKKKWE from the coding sequence ATGAATTTAAATGAACTTGAAATCATAAATAAAGAAATTATTGAATGTAAAAAATGTAGATTATGGTCTACAAGAAATAAACCAGTTCCAGGAAATGGAAATATAAATGCTAAAATAATGTTAATTGGAGAAGCTCCTGGATATTATGAAGATATTGAAGGAAAGCCATTTGTTGGATTAGCAGGAAGACTATTGAATCAAATTTTAAAAATTTCAAAATTAGATAGAAATAGTTTATTTATAACAAATATTGTAAAATGTAGACCTCCAAATAATAGAGATCCTCTGGATGATGAAATAAACTCTTGTTCACTTTATCTTGATAAACAAGTATCTATTATAAAACCAAAGTTAATAGTATGTCTTGGAAAACATTCTTCAAAATATGTATTAAAAAAAGGAGGAATTGATATTATAATAAACATGGCAAATATAAGAGGAAAAATATTTTCCATTAATTATGAAGGATTAAAAATTATTACTATTCCTACATATCATCCAGCTGCTGCTCTCTATAATCCAAAGATAAAGAAATATCTAATTGAAGATTTTAAAATGATAAGTAAATTAAAGAAAAAATGGGAATAA
- a CDS encoding heavy metal-binding domain-containing protein, with translation MEEILVVTTDSIPGYKIKEIKGIVKGGIVRATHLGRDIMATLRNITGGEIKEYTQLLAEAREEAFKRMLQSAKAMGANAIIGFRFATSTISTRMAEIYAYGTAVVIEKE, from the coding sequence ATGGAAGAAATATTAGTAGTTACTACAGATTCAATTCCAGGTTATAAAATTAAAGAAATTAAGGGTATTGTTAAAGGTGGAATTGTAAGAGCTACACATCTTGGAAGAGATATTATGGCAACTCTCAGAAATATTACAGGAGGAGAAATTAAAGAATATACACAACTTCTTGCTGAAGCTAGAGAAGAAGCATTTAAAAGAATGTTACAATCAGCTAAAGCAATGGGAGCAAATGCTATAATAGGATTTAGATTTGCAACATCTACTATTAGTACAAGAATGGCTGAAATATATGCTTATGGTACTGCAGTAGTTATTGAAAAAGAAT